A stretch of the Gracilinanus agilis isolate LMUSP501 chromosome 4, AgileGrace, whole genome shotgun sequence genome encodes the following:
- the PPP1R11 gene encoding E3 ubiquitin-protein ligase PPP1R11 isoform X1 encodes MAEATAGLSETVTETSVTVTTEPVRKTGENRSLTIKLRKRKPDKKVEWSSDTVDNEHLGRRSSKCCCIYEKPRAFGESSTESEDEDDEGCGHTHCVRGHRKGQRRTSTGPPPASLSHLPNPSQPSPGPMQH; translated from the exons ATGGCCGAGGCCACGGCTGGGCTGAGCGAGACCGTCACCGAGACATCGGTTACCGTGACAACCGAGCCCGTGAGGAAGACAGGG GAAAATCGTAGTCTAACTATTAAActtcggaaacggaaaccagacAAGAAGGTGGAATGGTCAAGTGATACTGTGGACAATGAACACTTAGGACGCCGTTCATCAAAAT GTTGTTGTATTTATGAAAAGCCTAGGGCTTTTGGTGAAAGCTCCACAGAGAGcgaagatgaagatgatgaaggTTGTGGTCACACTCACTGTGTTCGGGGCCACCGAAAGGGACAACGCCGTACTAGCACTGGCCCACCCCCAgcttctctctcccacctccctaaCCCCTCCCAACCCTCACCTGGGCCCATGCAGCACTGA
- the PPP1R11 gene encoding E3 ubiquitin-protein ligase PPP1R11 isoform X2 → MAEATAGLSETVTETSVTVTTEPENRSLTIKLRKRKPDKKVEWSSDTVDNEHLGRRSSKCCCIYEKPRAFGESSTESEDEDDEGCGHTHCVRGHRKGQRRTSTGPPPASLSHLPNPSQPSPGPMQH, encoded by the exons ATGGCCGAGGCCACGGCTGGGCTGAGCGAGACCGTCACCGAGACATCGGTTACCGTGACAACCGAGCCC GAAAATCGTAGTCTAACTATTAAActtcggaaacggaaaccagacAAGAAGGTGGAATGGTCAAGTGATACTGTGGACAATGAACACTTAGGACGCCGTTCATCAAAAT GTTGTTGTATTTATGAAAAGCCTAGGGCTTTTGGTGAAAGCTCCACAGAGAGcgaagatgaagatgatgaaggTTGTGGTCACACTCACTGTGTTCGGGGCCACCGAAAGGGACAACGCCGTACTAGCACTGGCCCACCCCCAgcttctctctcccacctccctaaCCCCTCCCAACCCTCACCTGGGCCCATGCAGCACTGA